A single Runella rosea DNA region contains:
- a CDS encoding SGNH/GDSL hydrolase family protein, whose product MRKLLFVLCSVFFATLTIAQTEPLVNSVEATYRAGLPHFFDKIQKGQSVKVAYLGGSITRADHGWRTKTFQWLQSNYPQAQFVEIMAAIGGTGSDFGAYRLQNHVLQHTPDLVFVEFAVNDNGKSAQDVKESMEGIVRQIWQQNRSTDICFVYTFSRPQLDFYQRGTFPVSASAMEVIADYYQIPSISMAFPAVNLITEGKMVLQGQAGSTTDPMVFSADGVHPFPETGHKVYAETVKKHLIHLQLVGKKGKHALKKALMPNNLEKASLLALDKIEKSSGWPRVDSVVVGKAYASLLTSVIASDDTSEYIKVRFKGTSFGIVDVIGPSSGQIRVYIDNEPPRYINRFDEYATYYRMNYTIINGLKEGNHEVTIKVSPEKLDKALILQKRNNKINNPKLYEKQFLYLGGILVK is encoded by the coding sequence ATGAGAAAACTTCTTTTTGTACTATGTTCGGTATTTTTTGCTACACTCACCATTGCACAAACCGAACCTTTGGTCAATTCCGTTGAGGCAACCTATCGTGCAGGGTTGCCTCATTTTTTTGATAAAATACAGAAAGGTCAATCCGTAAAAGTGGCTTATTTGGGTGGTAGCATTACCCGGGCCGATCATGGATGGCGCACTAAAACATTCCAATGGTTGCAAAGCAACTATCCCCAAGCGCAATTTGTGGAAATCATGGCCGCCATCGGTGGGACAGGCTCAGATTTTGGCGCGTATCGCTTGCAAAACCACGTTCTTCAACACACGCCAGATTTAGTTTTTGTGGAATTTGCCGTCAACGACAATGGAAAATCTGCGCAGGATGTGAAAGAATCAATGGAAGGAATTGTCCGTCAAATATGGCAACAAAACCGTTCGACTGACATTTGTTTTGTGTACACTTTCTCCCGTCCGCAGTTAGATTTTTATCAGCGGGGTACATTCCCCGTTTCTGCGTCGGCGATGGAAGTCATCGCCGATTATTACCAAATCCCCTCAATTTCAATGGCTTTTCCTGCGGTGAACTTAATCACTGAGGGTAAAATGGTGCTTCAAGGCCAGGCTGGTTCTACCACTGATCCCATGGTTTTTTCGGCAGATGGAGTGCATCCTTTTCCTGAAACAGGGCATAAAGTATACGCAGAAACCGTAAAAAAACACCTAATTCATCTTCAACTGGTTGGAAAAAAAGGCAAACACGCGTTGAAAAAGGCATTAATGCCTAATAATTTAGAAAAAGCAAGCCTTTTGGCGCTGGATAAAATCGAAAAAAGTTCGGGTTGGCCACGTGTCGATTCAGTCGTGGTGGGAAAAGCTTACGCCTCGCTTCTGACCTCCGTTATTGCTTCTGATGACACTTCGGAGTACATCAAGGTACGTTTTAAGGGAACAAGTTTTGGAATCGTGGATGTGATAGGGCCGAGTAGTGGGCAAATTAGAGTATATATTGACAATGAGCCGCCTCGTTACATCAATCGTTTTGATGAGTATGCGACCTACTACCGGATGAATTATACCATTATTAACGGTTTAAAAGAGGGAAATCATGAGGTAACCATAAAAGTTTCCCCTGAAAAGCTTGATAAAGCGTTGATTTTGCAAAAACGCAATAACAAAATAAACAACCCTAAGTTATACGAGAAACAGTTTTTATACTTAGGCGGGATTTTGGTAAAATAA
- a CDS encoding ThuA domain-containing protein: MKSTYVFLVLLTTLGWGNAHAQSKKEKGPKIIRTLIVDGQNNHEQWPKITYMMKDYLEETGKFSVDVQRTYYTWNGGDLVDKYKIKGLPATKAMANAKMDSAFHPDFSKYDLVVCNFGWNAAPWSDETQADFEKFMNNGGGLVVVHAADNSFPKWPAYNRMIGIGGWGDRSEKDGPFVYYDENGKLVKDMQAGKAGSHGAQKEFLITIRNSKHPITKGMPLKWMHTKDEMYDRLRGPAEDMEVLATAFSPKDNRGTDRHEPMLMTIKYGKGRVFHTPLGHVDYSVECVGFITCLQRGAQWAATGKVDIPIPRDFPTENATSQRKFVD, encoded by the coding sequence ATGAAATCTACTTACGTCTTTTTAGTCCTTTTGACCACGCTGGGGTGGGGAAATGCCCACGCGCAATCCAAAAAAGAAAAAGGCCCCAAAATCATCAGAACCTTGATTGTTGACGGGCAAAATAACCACGAACAGTGGCCCAAAATAACGTACATGATGAAAGATTACTTGGAAGAAACGGGTAAATTTTCGGTGGATGTACAACGTACTTATTACACTTGGAACGGCGGTGACCTCGTGGATAAGTACAAAATCAAAGGACTTCCCGCCACCAAAGCAATGGCAAATGCCAAAATGGATTCCGCTTTTCATCCCGATTTTTCTAAATATGATTTAGTGGTTTGTAATTTTGGTTGGAATGCCGCTCCTTGGTCGGACGAAACGCAGGCCGATTTTGAGAAATTTATGAACAATGGCGGCGGTTTAGTGGTCGTCCATGCGGCCGACAATTCGTTTCCGAAGTGGCCTGCCTACAACCGAATGATAGGTATAGGAGGCTGGGGAGACCGTAGCGAAAAAGACGGCCCTTTTGTTTATTACGATGAAAACGGAAAGTTGGTCAAGGATATGCAGGCTGGCAAAGCAGGCTCACACGGGGCACAAAAGGAGTTTTTAATCACCATCAGAAACTCCAAACACCCGATTACGAAAGGAATGCCGCTCAAATGGATGCACACCAAAGACGAAATGTATGACCGCCTGCGCGGGCCAGCCGAAGATATGGAAGTATTGGCCACGGCTTTTTCACCCAAAGATAATCGTGGAACCGACCGCCACGAACCCATGCTGATGACCATCAAATACGGTAAGGGGCGCGTTTTTCATACGCCGCTCGGACACGTTGATTATTCAGTCGAATGCGTCGGTTTCATCACGTGCCTTCAACGCGGTGCTCAGTGGGCCGCTACGGGAAAGGTTGATATTCCTATTCCAAGGGATTTCCCAACTGAAAACGCCACGAGTCAACGCAAGTTTGTTGATTAA
- a CDS encoding ExeM/NucH family extracellular endonuclease, giving the protein MIPLLLPQTHFHSLNPVRWLQRLGSFCLLALLLTVSTVARSQAPTELFISEYIEGSSNNKAIEIYNGTGSAINLATGGYNIQMYFNGNSASTLTINLTGTVASNDVFVIANSSANATILAQADQTNGSGWFNGDDVVVLRKGTTIIDVIGQIGFDPGTEWGTGLTSTADNTIRRKASICGGDVNGSNAFDPATEWDGFANDTFDGLGTHSATCGPVTPTLNINDVSKVEGNTNTTTYAFTVSLSAPAGPGGVTFDIATADNTASSSSDYVTKSLTGQTIPQGSNSYSFEVVVNGDETTEPNETFFVNVTNVTGATAGDTQGLGTIQNDDIAVSKIHEIQGSGATTPFAGTTVAIEGIVTRTFLGSTRLNGFYVQEEDADTDGNPATSEGIFVFDPAQLFSGNIGDKVKVTGKAAEFTSSGSSLTQLNELVSVQNMGGAALPAITNVQLPVSNVSDLERYEGMLVEVSAATGNLTVTELFQLGRFGQLVLSANGDSNQPGTDARLDQYTQFNTPSVSGYSDYLAQIAKRRIYLDDGVGSQNPDPIIFGRGGNPLSASNTLRTGDEAVSVVGVLDHRFEGYRIQTLTSPNFMATNARPATPPALGGTLKVASFNVLNYFNGNGSGGGFPTSRGADNVAEFDRQRAKILNAIIASGADVVGLMEIENDGFGATSAIQDLVNGLNGIAGAGTYSFINSGNISTDEITVAMIYKPAAVSPVGDSKAIPFDFGTGSFTVVGRRSLAQTFQQVSTGEAFTAVVNHLKSKGSSSGGAGDADSGDGQGFSNGTRTRQAQDVAAWLLTNPTGTTDPDYLILGDLNAYAKEDPLTAFANAGFGNLLPLTSYSYVFDGQLGSLDHALGSATLALQKTGAEKWHINADEPTVLDYNTEFKTSGLVSSLYSTEPYRSSDHDPVLVGLNLCTTPTISNVVVTQPTCLSATGSVVITATGTGTLEYNLNNIGWQESNTFSGLTSGNYILVVRSKANTSCSTTYASNPVVVNAAPLVPSVFNVSGGGGKCSGNNGNGVVPSFTITLSGSQTNVNYQLLRNGSPVGSAVAGTGSSLTFTQTEQGAYTVSATSTTGCTSAMTGEAIIYTNSRPDKFKVSGGGNYCVGSAGVEVGMEDSEAGVNYLLKKNNVSTGILVAGTGSAISFGLQPAGTYTVDAINAATGCDANMNGSAVVLAKNCNGRVGAETFDSDDSSDENVWAAIAPNPVIGREFTLLVKGMAGKTVEWQLLNVQGTVAISSRFVSGSNAHRQTLAVPQLAAGSYLLNVQSSGKSLTLKVMKAE; this is encoded by the coding sequence ATGATTCCACTTTTACTACCCCAAACCCATTTTCATTCTTTAAATCCCGTGCGTTGGCTTCAGCGTTTAGGCTCTTTTTGCCTTTTAGCCCTGTTGTTAACGGTTTCAACGGTAGCTCGGTCGCAGGCGCCCACGGAGTTGTTTATTTCTGAGTACATTGAAGGAAGCAGCAATAACAAAGCCATCGAAATCTACAACGGCACGGGCAGTGCCATCAATTTAGCGACTGGCGGGTACAATATTCAGATGTATTTTAACGGTAATTCTGCTTCGACATTAACCATTAATTTAACGGGTACGGTCGCTAGTAATGATGTTTTTGTTATTGCTAATTCATCGGCAAATGCAACCATACTGGCCCAAGCTGATCAAACCAATGGCTCTGGATGGTTCAATGGTGATGATGTGGTTGTGCTTCGCAAAGGCACTACAATTATTGACGTAATCGGACAAATAGGCTTTGACCCTGGTACCGAATGGGGGACAGGACTGACCTCCACCGCCGATAATACCATTCGTCGTAAAGCATCCATTTGTGGGGGCGATGTAAACGGAAGTAATGCGTTTGATCCTGCTACCGAATGGGATGGCTTTGCCAATGATACATTTGATGGGTTAGGTACGCACTCCGCCACCTGCGGCCCTGTGACTCCTACACTCAACATCAATGATGTTTCTAAAGTGGAAGGCAATACTAACACCACTACTTATGCATTTACGGTAAGTTTGAGTGCACCTGCGGGGCCAGGTGGTGTCACGTTTGATATTGCGACCGCCGATAATACCGCTAGTTCGAGCAGTGATTATGTAACAAAATCATTGACTGGACAAACCATCCCTCAAGGTTCAAATAGTTATAGTTTTGAAGTGGTAGTAAATGGCGACGAAACCACCGAGCCAAACGAAACTTTTTTTGTCAATGTAACCAACGTAACTGGTGCAACTGCGGGTGATACACAAGGGCTGGGAACTATCCAAAATGATGATATCGCGGTTTCCAAAATACACGAAATTCAAGGAAGTGGCGCAACGACGCCTTTTGCGGGTACAACCGTGGCGATTGAAGGTATTGTAACGCGTACTTTCCTTGGTTCAACGCGCCTGAACGGTTTTTATGTACAGGAAGAAGATGCCGATACCGACGGCAATCCAGCCACGTCGGAAGGGATTTTTGTTTTTGACCCTGCCCAACTTTTCAGCGGTAACATCGGCGACAAAGTAAAAGTAACAGGTAAAGCGGCAGAATTTACCTCAAGTGGCAGCAGCTTAACCCAATTGAATGAATTGGTGAGTGTACAAAATATGGGTGGAGCTGCTTTACCCGCCATCACCAATGTACAATTACCTGTATCAAATGTGAGCGACCTAGAGCGCTACGAAGGGATGCTCGTCGAGGTGAGCGCCGCCACGGGAAATCTTACCGTGACAGAACTGTTTCAGTTAGGCCGTTTTGGACAACTGGTACTCTCAGCAAACGGTGACAGCAACCAACCTGGCACTGATGCTCGTTTGGATCAATACACGCAGTTTAATACGCCAAGCGTATCAGGTTATTCAGACTATCTGGCTCAGATTGCTAAAAGAAGGATTTATTTGGATGATGGAGTGGGTTCGCAAAACCCTGACCCCATTATTTTTGGAAGAGGTGGTAATCCCCTTAGCGCTTCCAATACCCTTCGTACTGGCGACGAGGCCGTGAGTGTTGTGGGTGTGTTAGACCATCGTTTTGAAGGTTACCGAATCCAGACCTTGACCAGCCCTAATTTCATGGCAACCAATGCCCGCCCAGCTACGCCGCCCGCTCTTGGTGGAACGTTGAAAGTAGCAAGCTTCAATGTGCTCAACTATTTCAACGGAAACGGTTCGGGCGGTGGATTTCCTACTTCGCGGGGGGCGGATAATGTCGCCGAATTTGATCGTCAAAGGGCTAAAATTCTGAACGCAATCATTGCTTCAGGAGCCGATGTAGTTGGTTTGATGGAAATTGAAAATGACGGTTTTGGAGCCACGAGCGCTATTCAAGATTTAGTGAATGGATTAAACGGCATTGCGGGTGCGGGCACCTATAGTTTTATCAATTCAGGTAATATTTCGACCGACGAAATAACGGTTGCCATGATTTATAAACCAGCCGCCGTCAGTCCCGTTGGCGATTCGAAAGCCATTCCTTTTGATTTCGGCACAGGCTCGTTTACGGTGGTAGGAAGACGTTCATTAGCTCAAACATTCCAACAGGTTTCGACGGGTGAAGCGTTTACGGCCGTAGTAAACCATTTAAAATCAAAAGGTAGCAGCTCGGGTGGTGCGGGAGATGCTGATTCTGGCGATGGGCAAGGCTTCTCTAACGGGACACGTACCCGTCAGGCGCAGGATGTAGCCGCATGGTTGTTAACAAACCCAACGGGCACGACTGACCCTGATTACCTCATTTTGGGCGATTTGAATGCGTACGCTAAAGAAGACCCATTGACGGCTTTTGCAAATGCTGGTTTCGGAAACCTGCTTCCTTTGACGTCGTATTCATACGTTTTTGACGGTCAACTTGGTTCGCTTGACCACGCGCTAGGAAGTGCTACTTTGGCATTACAGAAAACAGGTGCCGAAAAATGGCACATCAACGCCGACGAGCCAACCGTTTTAGACTATAACACAGAATTTAAAACTTCAGGCCTTGTTTCTTCATTGTACAGCACTGAGCCTTATCGGTCTTCCGACCATGATCCAGTTTTGGTTGGACTGAATTTATGTACTACGCCCACAATCAGTAACGTAGTTGTAACCCAACCTACTTGTTTGAGTGCTACTGGCAGTGTTGTAATTACCGCCACTGGTACAGGTACATTGGAGTACAATTTGAATAATATAGGTTGGCAGGAATCGAATACTTTCAGCGGCTTGACTTCGGGAAATTACATCCTCGTGGTGCGCTCGAAAGCCAATACATCTTGTTCCACAACCTATGCAAGCAACCCCGTTGTGGTTAATGCCGCTCCGCTTGTCCCTTCAGTATTCAACGTTTCAGGTGGTGGTGGTAAATGCAGTGGCAACAATGGAAACGGTGTTGTGCCATCATTTACTATTACGTTGAGTGGTTCACAAACCAACGTAAATTATCAACTCCTTCGCAATGGTTCTCCCGTGGGTAGCGCGGTAGCGGGCACGGGTAGCTCGTTGACATTTACGCAGACCGAGCAGGGTGCTTATACGGTTTCGGCGACTTCAACGACTGGTTGTACATCAGCCATGACAGGAGAAGCCATTATTTACACCAACAGTCGCCCCGATAAATTTAAGGTGTCGGGTGGTGGAAATTACTGCGTTGGTAGTGCCGGTGTGGAAGTGGGTATGGAGGATTCTGAAGCAGGCGTTAATTATCTGCTGAAAAAGAATAATGTAAGTACGGGAATTTTGGTTGCAGGAACAGGCAGCGCAATTAGTTTTGGATTGCAGCCTGCGGGCACTTACACGGTAGATGCCATCAACGCCGCCACGGGTTGTGACGCTAACATGAACGGCTCAGCGGTTGTTTTGGCCAAAAATTGTAACGGAAGAGTAGGAGCGGAAACCTTCGATTCTGATGATTCCTCTGACGAAAATGTGTGGGCGGCAATTGCGCCTAACCCTGTGATTGGAAGAGAGTTTACACTTTTGGTGAAAGGAATGGCGGGTAAAACCGTAGAGTGGCAATTGCTGAATGTGCAGGGAACTGTGGCTATATCAAGCCGATTTGTGAGTGGTAGTAACGCCCATCGTCAAACCCTTGCTGTGCCTCAATTAGCGGCTGGTTCGTATTTGCTAAACGTTCAGTCAAGCGGTAAAAGTCTAACATTGAAAGTGATGAAAGCAGAATAA
- a CDS encoding DUF6691 family protein — MSFQQVSPPIEQDEQPFACEAPNDMAQPESWVSNIKYLIVGVLFGIVFVKAEIISWFRIQEMFRLQSFHMYGVIGSAVVVGMISVFLIKKFNIKTLSGETVQFHPKKFQRGQIYGGLIFGLGWAITGACPGPLFAQIGSGYMAVIVTLLSAVAGTWAYGYFRDKLPN, encoded by the coding sequence ATGAGTTTTCAGCAAGTTTCTCCACCCATTGAGCAAGATGAACAGCCCTTCGCCTGTGAAGCTCCTAATGACATGGCGCAACCCGAAAGTTGGGTCAGTAATATCAAATACCTGATTGTTGGGGTTCTTTTCGGGATTGTTTTTGTCAAAGCCGAAATCATTTCTTGGTTCCGTATTCAGGAGATGTTCCGCCTGCAAAGTTTCCACATGTATGGCGTTATTGGAAGCGCAGTAGTGGTCGGAATGATTTCTGTATTTTTGATTAAAAAATTCAATATCAAGACATTATCTGGCGAAACCGTTCAGTTTCACCCCAAGAAATTTCAGCGAGGGCAAATCTATGGCGGCCTTATTTTTGGTCTAGGCTGGGCCATTACAGGCGCTTGTCCTGGGCCTTTATTTGCCCAAATCGGCAGTGGTTATATGGCTGTGATTGTCACGTTGCTAAGTGCCGTGGCAGGCACCTGGGCTTATGGGTATTTTAGGGATAAATTACCGAATTAA
- the deoC gene encoding deoxyribose-phosphate aldolase has protein sequence MNTAKIRSLAKMIDHSLLHPTLTDAELLEGCKLALKYDVASVCIKPYAVKMATELLAGTDVLVGTVIGFPHGNSTVGVKVAETVQACKDGAVEIDMVVNIGKVLANDWTYVQEEIQAVKTACKQHGAILKVIFENDFLPEDSFKIKLCEICTEVGAEFVKTSTGYGFVKGSDGKYSYEGATEHDLRLMLDHVGPGVLVKAAGGVRTLDGLLKVQEMGVARLGASATAAIMEDAYRRFGQIDANAPTGPIAESKGY, from the coding sequence ATGAACACCGCAAAGATTCGCAGCCTTGCAAAAATGATTGACCACTCGCTGCTGCATCCAACCCTGACGGATGCAGAACTACTGGAAGGTTGTAAACTGGCCCTAAAATACGATGTTGCCTCCGTATGTATCAAGCCTTATGCGGTCAAAATGGCCACCGAGCTACTGGCTGGTACCGATGTTTTGGTGGGTACAGTGATTGGTTTTCCTCACGGGAATAGTACCGTAGGGGTAAAAGTCGCCGAAACCGTTCAGGCCTGCAAGGATGGTGCCGTTGAAATTGATATGGTGGTCAACATCGGCAAGGTATTAGCCAATGATTGGACTTATGTGCAGGAAGAAATACAGGCCGTTAAAACGGCTTGCAAGCAGCACGGGGCCATTCTGAAGGTGATTTTTGAAAATGATTTCTTGCCCGAAGATTCCTTTAAAATCAAACTTTGTGAAATTTGCACGGAGGTCGGGGCTGAATTTGTGAAGACCTCAACGGGCTACGGTTTTGTGAAGGGCAGCGACGGAAAGTACAGCTACGAAGGCGCTACGGAGCATGACCTTCGACTGATGCTCGACCACGTGGGGCCTGGGGTTTTGGTCAAAGCTGCGGGTGGGGTGCGTACCCTTGACGGGCTTCTGAAAGTGCAGGAAATGGGCGTTGCGCGTTTGGGCGCCAGCGCCACAGCGGCCATTATGGAGGATGCTTATCGTCGTTTTGGCCAGATTGATGCTAATGCCCCCACAGGGCCTATTGCCGAAAGTAAAGGGTATTGA